GAAGGAGGATAATTAATGTTATTACTTCAATTATCTTCTGCACAAGGGCCTGAAGAATGTTGTTTAGCTGTCGCTAAGGCATTGCAAAAACTATATAAAGAAGCAGAGCAAGCCAAGGTTAAGCTAGCCATTATTGAACAAGAAAAGGGACGTAATACTAATACATTACGTTCTGTGCTTGTCACTTTAGATGGTGAGCAAGAGCAAGTTATTGCAGAGCAATGGATAGGTTCTATTCAGTGGATTTGTCCTAGTCCTTATCGTCCTAATCATGGTCGTAAAAATTGGTTTATAGGTGTAGCTTGTTTTGATACACCTGATGTGCCTCATGAGAGTGAGATTAAGTTTGAAACGATGCGCTCATCAGGTGCTGGCGGTCAGCATGTTAATAAAACAGATTCAGCAGTAAGAGCCACGCATGTAGCTACGGGGATTACGGTTAAAGTACAAAGTGAACGTAGTCAACATGCTAATAAGCGTTTAGCTTTATTGTTGATAAGTCAAAAATTAGCTGAGAAAAAGCAGTTAATCGAGGGAGAACACAAAGCTGAGCGACGGTTATTTCACCATCATATTGAACGAGGCAATGCTAAGCGTGTTTTTAAAGGTATGAACTTTATAGAGTAAAATATAGCCACTGAGAATCAGTGGCTATGTAATGCGTCATAAATTTGTTCTGCTAATTTACGGCTGATACCTGACACTTTGGCGATTTCATCAAGACTTGCTCTACTAATTTCTTGTAAGCCGCCAAAGTGCTTTAATAAATCTCTACGGCGTTTCGCGCCTACTCCTGCTATTCCTTCTAATTTAGAGGTGCGACGTGCTTTATCACGTCGATTACGATGGCCTGTAATAGCGAATCGATGAGACTCATCCCTAATCTGTTGAATTAAGTGAAGTGCAGGGGAGTGTGTTGGCAGAGTAAACTCATGCTCAGCATCATTTAGATAAAGGGTTTCTAATCCGGGTTTACGGGTTACACCTTTAGCAACACCTAATAGTGTTAGATTAAGTTGTAACTCTTCCATCACTTGTTGAGCCATACTCAGTTGCCCTTTACCACCATCGATTAACAGCATATCGGGTAGTTTCCCTTCACCTTCTTTGGCTCTTTTAAAGCGTCTAGTTAATGCTTGGTGCATAGCAGCATAATCATCACCGGCAGTGATACCCTCGATATTAAAACGACGGTAGTCAGATTTAATAGCACCTTCTTGACCAAATACCACACAAGAAGCAACAGTGGCTTCACCGCTGGAATGGCTAATATCAAAACATTCTAGGCGTTCAGGTACTTCACTTAATTGTAATGCCTCAGCTAGCGCCTCAAAACGAGCTGCCATATGCAAACGATTAGTTAAACGTGCAGTTAATGCTTGTGTAGCATTAGTAAGGGTAAGCTGTTGCCATTTAGCTCTGGTTCCTCTGACACGTTGGCTAATTATTAATTCATGGTTTGTCTTTTGTGCAATGGCGCCAATCAATAAAGGAAAGTCATCATGTAATGCATTAACAATTAATTCATTAGGAAAATCACGATCAGGATTACCTAAATAATATTGACTAATAAAAGCATAAAGTACGGTTTGAGTATCTTCTTCTATTGAAACTTGTGGGAAGAAGTTTTTGCTACCTAATACACGGCCATTACGTACTGTCATTAAACTAACACAAGCACCGCCAGGATTAACAACAGCAGCAATAATATCTACATTACCTGTGCCACCTTCCATACTTTGTTGATCTTGAACGCGTCGTATTAACGATATTTGATCGCGTAATTCAGCCGCTACTTCAAAATTTAAACTTTCAGCAGCCTGCTCCATTTGTTCAGTTAATTCTTTTGTTAGCTCTTGGTTGCGGCCTTCTAAAAATAAAGTAGAACGTCGTACATCTTCACCATATTCTTGATGAGTTACTAAGTTGACACAAGGTGCTTTGCAACGTTTAATTTGGTGTTGCAAACAAGGACGGGTACGGTTTTTAAAGTAACTGTTTTCACACTGTCTTACTTTAAATGTTTTTTGTAGTAAATTTAAGCTTTCACGTATAGCACCAACGCTAGGGTATGGGCCAAAATAGCGACCTTTTTGTTTTTTATTTCCTCGGTGAATACTAAATCTTGGAAATTCATCTTCAGTAGATAAAAACACATAGGGATAAGACTTATCATCTCTGAGTAAAATATTGTAAGGTGGGCGATATTCCTTAATCAATGTTTGCTCAAGCAGCAATGCTTCGGTTTCATTGGCTGTAATGGTGATTTCAATGCGAGCAATTTTACTGACTAAAGCTGCTGTTTTTGGTGCTAAACCTGTTTGTCGAAAGTAACTGGCAAGACGTTTTTTTAGGTTTTTTGCTTTTCCTACATAAAGTAATTCATCCTGAGTATCGAACATACGATATACACCAGGATGAACACTACAGGTACTTAAAAAGGCTTTTGCATCAAATAGTTCAGACATAAATTATGGTTGTCTTGCTGTATGCCAGAGCCGAGCAATATCACTGGCTCGTTTCATTAGTAGATTATTAGCTTCAAATTTAGCTTCTGCCAAAGACATAGGAGAGCCTATAAGACTAAAGGCAGCATCAATTCCCTCTTGATAGACAACATCATATTCTTTACCAAGAGTTCCTGCTATAGCAATAACAGGAATATTTTGTTTTTTAGCTAGTTTAGCAACACCAATAGGAGTTTTGCCCATCACTGACTGTTTATCAATTTGACCTTCACCCGTAATAACCAAATCGGCATTTTGCATATTTTTTTCTAATTGAGTGATTTGTGCTATTAATTCAACGCCTGGTTTAAAGTCAGCATTTAAGAAAAGTTTTGCAGCAAAACCTAGGCCACCAGCTGCTCCTGCACCTGCAAAACTTCGTTCATCGCGAAAGTATTTATTTTGGCATACTGTAGCAAAATGACCTAAAGCAGCATCTAAGATTGCAACTTGTTGTTCTGTTGCCCCTTTTTGTGGCCCAAATATAACAGAAGCCCCTTTTTTGCCACAAAGAGGATTGTTTACATCAGAGGCTACTATAAATTTAGTTTGAGCTATTTGGGGATGTAATAATGTATCATCAATGGTTACTACTTGGCTTAATGCGGCTCCACCTGCGGCAATAGGTTGTCCCTGTGCATTTAATAATTTTAAGCCTAG
This portion of the Entomomonas sp. E2T0 genome encodes:
- the prfH gene encoding peptide chain release factor H, with the protein product MLLLQLSSAQGPEECCLAVAKALQKLYKEAEQAKVKLAIIEQEKGRNTNTLRSVLVTLDGEQEQVIAEQWIGSIQWICPSPYRPNHGRKNWFIGVACFDTPDVPHESEIKFETMRSSGAGGQHVNKTDSAVRATHVATGITVKVQSERSQHANKRLALLLISQKLAEKKQLIEGEHKAERRLFHHHIERGNAKRVFKGMNFIE
- the uvrC gene encoding excinuclease ABC subunit UvrC; protein product: MSELFDAKAFLSTCSVHPGVYRMFDTQDELLYVGKAKNLKKRLASYFRQTGLAPKTAALVSKIARIEITITANETEALLLEQTLIKEYRPPYNILLRDDKSYPYVFLSTEDEFPRFSIHRGNKKQKGRYFGPYPSVGAIRESLNLLQKTFKVRQCENSYFKNRTRPCLQHQIKRCKAPCVNLVTHQEYGEDVRRSTLFLEGRNQELTKELTEQMEQAAESLNFEVAAELRDQISLIRRVQDQQSMEGGTGNVDIIAAVVNPGGACVSLMTVRNGRVLGSKNFFPQVSIEEDTQTVLYAFISQYYLGNPDRDFPNELIVNALHDDFPLLIGAIAQKTNHELIISQRVRGTRAKWQQLTLTNATQALTARLTNRLHMAARFEALAEALQLSEVPERLECFDISHSSGEATVASCVVFGQEGAIKSDYRRFNIEGITAGDDYAAMHQALTRRFKRAKEGEGKLPDMLLIDGGKGQLSMAQQVMEELQLNLTLLGVAKGVTRKPGLETLYLNDAEHEFTLPTHSPALHLIQQIRDESHRFAITGHRNRRDKARRTSKLEGIAGVGAKRRRDLLKHFGGLQEISRASLDEIAKVSGISRKLAEQIYDALHSH
- a CDS encoding glycerate kinase, which gives rise to MKVVIAPDSFKECLAASDVAAAIAKGWKDIFPHDEVVCHPMADGGEGSINAILHVLKGDFCIDEVNDPLGRPVKAHWAWFPQNKSAIIEMAEASGLQCLAPNERNPIVASSYGTGQLILKALDKGARVIILTIGGSATNDAGAGMMAALGLKLLNAQGQPIAAGGAALSQVVTIDDTLLHPQIAQTKFIVASDVNNPLCGKKGASVIFGPQKGATEQQVAILDAALGHFATVCQNKYFRDERSFAGAGAAGGLGFAAKLFLNADFKPGVELIAQITQLEKNMQNADLVITGEGQIDKQSVMGKTPIGVAKLAKKQNIPVIAIAGTLGKEYDVVYQEGIDAAFSLIGSPMSLAEAKFEANNLLMKRASDIARLWHTARQP